One region of Acidovorax sp. T1 genomic DNA includes:
- the arsJ gene encoding organoarsenical effux MFS transporter ArsJ, which produces MQSHATRNYAIVTAAYWGFTLTDGALRMLVLLHFYRLGYSPFTLAFLFLLYEAAGVLANLIGGWLATRYGITRMLTVGLVTQIIGFTLLSQLNPDWSVALSVAWVVLAQGICGVAKDLTKTASKSAIKVTSAQAKEQGAGQLFQWVAWFTGSKNAMKGVGFFLGGLLLQALGFQLALWAMAALLALVLVGVVTSLPRMMGKSKASQSAKELFAKNAGINALAAARVVLFGARDVWFVVGVPVFLYSQGWTFTMVGGFLAAWTIGYGLVQAMAPQLVKRSTDGLSTEVPAARRWSALLAVVPVAIAVAVALQVPHLQWVVVGGLGLFGFAFAVNSSVHSYLILAYAGSEKAAEDVGFYYAANALGRFGGTLLSGLLYQWGGLLYALIGSAVMLVVCWLVTLTLPVTKDKKTAAAA; this is translated from the coding sequence ATGCAAAGCCACGCCACGCGCAACTACGCCATCGTCACCGCGGCGTATTGGGGCTTCACCCTCACCGATGGCGCGCTGCGCATGCTGGTGCTGCTGCATTTTTATCGCCTGGGGTACTCGCCGTTCACGCTGGCGTTTCTGTTTTTGCTTTATGAAGCAGCCGGCGTGCTGGCCAACCTGATTGGCGGCTGGCTGGCCACGCGCTACGGCATCACGCGCATGCTGACGGTGGGGCTGGTGACGCAAATCATCGGCTTTACCCTGCTGTCGCAGCTCAACCCCGATTGGTCGGTGGCCCTGTCGGTGGCCTGGGTGGTGCTGGCGCAGGGCATCTGCGGTGTGGCCAAGGATTTGACCAAGACCGCCAGCAAATCGGCCATCAAGGTCACTTCGGCACAAGCCAAAGAGCAGGGCGCGGGCCAGCTTTTCCAATGGGTGGCCTGGTTCACCGGCAGCAAGAACGCCATGAAGGGCGTGGGCTTCTTTTTGGGCGGGCTGCTGCTGCAGGCGCTGGGCTTTCAGCTCGCGCTGTGGGCCATGGCGGCGCTGCTGGCGCTGGTGCTGGTGGGGGTGGTCACTTCGCTGCCCCGGATGATGGGCAAGAGCAAGGCCTCCCAATCGGCCAAGGAACTGTTTGCCAAGAACGCCGGCATCAACGCCCTGGCCGCCGCCCGCGTGGTGCTGTTTGGCGCGCGCGATGTCTGGTTTGTGGTGGGCGTGCCGGTGTTTTTGTATTCGCAGGGCTGGACGTTCACCATGGTGGGCGGTTTTCTGGCCGCCTGGACTATCGGCTATGGCCTGGTGCAGGCCATGGCGCCGCAGCTGGTGAAACGCAGCACCGACGGCCTGAGCACCGAGGTGCCTGCCGCGCGGCGGTGGTCGGCCCTGCTGGCGGTGGTTCCCGTTGCCATCGCCGTGGCAGTGGCCCTGCAGGTGCCGCACCTGCAATGGGTGGTGGTGGGCGGCCTGGGGCTGTTTGGCTTTGCGTTTGCCGTCAATTCGTCCGTTCACTCGTACTTGATCCTCGCCTACGCCGGCTCGGAAAAAGCCGCCGAAGACGTGGGCTTTTATTACGCCGCCAACGCCCTGGGGCGCTTTGGCGGCACGCTGCTGTCGGGCCTGCTGTACCAGTGGGGCGGGTTGCTGTATGCGCTCATCGGCTCTGCCGTGATGCTGGTGGTCTGCTGGCTGGTCACGCTCACATTGCCGGTGACAAAGGACAAAAAAACAGCCGCAGCGGCTTGA
- a CDS encoding I78 family peptidase inhibitor, which translates to MQMTRPHTLTANLTTCLCAALLAGCAGLPGGTGGAGGAAPPSVGPGPRGGVCNAAPAQGVIGKQGTPSVIEQARVASGAAMARLLHPRQAVTLEFNTERLNLVVDGNGRITAVRCG; encoded by the coding sequence ATGCAGATGACCCGACCGCATACCCTCACCGCCAACCTGACCACCTGCCTGTGCGCTGCCTTGCTGGCCGGCTGCGCCGGCTTGCCGGGGGGAACAGGCGGTGCGGGCGGTGCGGCGCCGCCCTCGGTGGGCCCGGGGCCACGCGGCGGCGTGTGCAATGCGGCGCCCGCCCAGGGGGTGATCGGCAAACAGGGCACCCCGTCGGTGATCGAGCAAGCCCGGGTGGCATCGGGCGCGGCCATGGCACGCCTGCTGCACCCCCGCCAGGCGGTGACGCTGGAGTTCAACACCGAACGACTGAACCTGGTGGTGGATGGCAATGGGCGCATCACGGCGGTGCGCTGCGGCTGA
- a CDS encoding putative bifunctional diguanylate cyclase/phosphodiesterase: MIPHKFRSVIAKRLTGPVGSSQRLQWISIAALLIVLALIWILTWQRLRAEAALLEKNAELQQRSLAAIIAENLAQVVDRSRLMAVTVNHAADEGQSSASARLTSMLASDRTFLRLALYDSALNRLSSSSPFVDGPEIKAFLQRAGNSTDDILATDPDVQVGPLLKENAWQVPLLVSAPNGHPPQSGYLLAMLDLGYFLQLYRNIDMGTTGSIHILGLDGVEIAEARPEGLSLSQQPRRLPQFAPANSSEGLWRGVLPGHEGEQLARFQRVERAPFIVAVSRGMQEIHSNGSSLRVWGILGSLSFILAAAAWGLVRSTRRQQTLLEALHASDEEKRELIVHLESETTRAMTLASFDHLTGLHNRRMFNEIAASHLEGARRSRKHYMLMYLDLDRFKLINDTLGHHVGDKLLRAMSERLRSNVRSSDVVGRMGGDEFAVLITSLDRPEDMDALASKLVAQLSLPYLDIDGHEIKASPSVGIASFPRDGHDVTTLCRHADAAMYESKRMGRGRFTYYNASQNPTNDRILQLERQLPIAIDKDELVLHFQPKVDLADYRITGLEALVRWQHPDHGLVYPGDFIASAEKSGLIVQLGDWVMKACCIQQAQWKAQGIPLVPLAFNVSPRQLRDGSLATKIAQLLQDHDLSPGDLEIEITENCLVEPVDQAVKVLEDLRKLGIRIGLDDFGSGFSSLSQIRDLPISTVKIDRSFINDIRSHKDVGVIVTSIITLAHGLQMRVVAEGVELMDQLVQLKMAGCDEVQGYFLSRPVHSAEAEKLLVQATIVPT, encoded by the coding sequence TTGATCCCCCACAAATTTCGTTCCGTCATCGCCAAGCGGCTCACTGGCCCCGTCGGCAGCTCTCAACGATTGCAGTGGATCAGCATTGCGGCTTTGCTGATCGTGCTGGCCTTGATCTGGATCTTGACCTGGCAGCGCTTGCGGGCCGAGGCAGCGCTGCTGGAGAAGAATGCCGAGCTTCAGCAACGCAGTCTGGCCGCCATCATTGCGGAAAACTTGGCCCAGGTAGTGGATCGCAGCCGATTGATGGCGGTTACCGTGAACCATGCCGCAGACGAAGGTCAGTCCAGCGCATCTGCCCGATTGACGTCGATGCTGGCGTCGGACCGCACTTTTCTCAGGCTTGCACTCTATGACAGCGCGCTGAATCGACTGAGCTCGTCGTCTCCGTTTGTGGATGGCCCGGAAATCAAGGCATTCCTGCAGCGGGCGGGCAACTCCACGGATGACATTCTGGCAACAGACCCGGATGTTCAGGTCGGCCCGCTGCTCAAAGAAAACGCCTGGCAAGTTCCGCTCCTGGTATCGGCTCCCAATGGGCACCCCCCGCAATCGGGCTACCTGCTTGCCATGCTGGACCTTGGTTATTTTCTGCAGCTTTACCGCAACATCGATATGGGCACCACGGGGTCCATCCATATCCTGGGGCTGGATGGCGTTGAGATCGCCGAGGCGCGCCCAGAAGGGCTGTCGTTAAGTCAGCAGCCCCGCCGCCTGCCGCAGTTCGCTCCGGCGAATTCATCCGAGGGCCTGTGGAGAGGCGTCCTGCCCGGGCACGAGGGTGAGCAATTGGCACGCTTTCAGCGGGTAGAGCGTGCGCCCTTCATCGTTGCAGTCAGTCGCGGAATGCAGGAGATTCACAGCAACGGCAGCAGTCTGCGCGTATGGGGCATCCTGGGCTCTCTCAGCTTCATCTTGGCTGCCGCTGCTTGGGGGCTGGTGCGCAGCACGCGCCGCCAGCAGACGTTGCTGGAAGCGCTGCACGCATCTGATGAGGAAAAGCGTGAGTTGATCGTGCACCTGGAGAGCGAGACGACTCGGGCAATGACACTGGCATCCTTCGACCACTTGACTGGATTGCACAACCGGCGGATGTTCAATGAAATCGCCGCCAGCCATCTGGAAGGGGCCCGGCGCAGCCGCAAGCACTACATGCTGATGTATCTGGATCTGGATCGGTTCAAGCTCATCAATGACACCCTGGGTCACCATGTGGGCGACAAGCTGCTGCGCGCCATGAGTGAGCGCCTTCGAAGCAATGTGCGCAGTTCCGATGTAGTCGGCCGCATGGGCGGCGATGAATTCGCTGTGCTGATAACGTCCCTTGATCGGCCAGAGGACATGGACGCACTGGCTTCCAAGCTGGTAGCGCAACTGAGCCTTCCGTATCTCGATATCGATGGTCATGAGATCAAGGCCAGTCCGAGTGTCGGCATTGCATCGTTCCCGCGTGATGGCCACGACGTGACCACGCTGTGCCGGCATGCGGATGCAGCGATGTACGAGTCCAAGCGCATGGGGCGGGGGCGCTTCACCTACTACAACGCCAGCCAGAATCCAACGAACGATCGAATCCTTCAACTGGAGCGGCAACTTCCCATCGCGATCGATAAAGACGAACTGGTGCTTCACTTTCAACCCAAAGTGGATTTGGCCGACTATCGCATCACAGGCCTGGAGGCTCTGGTGCGATGGCAGCACCCAGACCATGGACTGGTATATCCCGGCGATTTCATTGCATCGGCTGAAAAGTCCGGGCTGATCGTTCAGCTTGGCGATTGGGTCATGAAGGCGTGCTGCATTCAGCAAGCCCAATGGAAAGCCCAGGGCATACCGCTGGTGCCTTTGGCGTTCAATGTGTCGCCAAGGCAGTTGCGTGACGGCAGCCTGGCAACAAAGATTGCGCAGTTGTTGCAAGACCATGATTTAAGCCCCGGCGATCTGGAAATAGAGATTACCGAGAACTGTCTGGTCGAGCCAGTTGACCAGGCCGTCAAGGTCCTTGAAGACCTTCGCAAGCTGGGCATACGCATCGGTCTGGATGACTTTGGCAGCGGTTTTTCCAGCCTGAGCCAGATACGTGACCTGCCCATCAGCACGGTCAAGATTGATCGGTCATTCATCAACGACATTCGCAGCCACAAGGACGTTGGCGTGATCGTCACTTCGATCATTACGCTTGCGCACGGGTTGCAGATGCGCGTTGTCGCCGAGGGCGTTGAACTGATGGATCAACTGGTGCAACTGAAAATGGCTGGATGCGACGAGGTCCAGGGCTACTTCCTCAGCAGGCCGGTGCACAGCGCCGAGGCCGAGAAACTCTTGGTACAAGCAACTATCGTCCCGACATGA
- a CDS encoding ArsR/SmtB family transcription factor, whose translation MNETDAVRSLAALAQEMRLRVFRALVVAGNQGLTPSALAEQLDVAPNTLSFHLKELTHANLVSQERQGRNLIYRASITTMNDLLGFLTENCCQGAECLAPQATSCGC comes from the coding sequence ATGAATGAAACCGACGCTGTCCGTTCGCTCGCCGCCCTGGCCCAGGAAATGCGCCTGCGGGTGTTTCGTGCGCTGGTGGTTGCGGGCAACCAGGGGCTGACGCCCAGCGCGCTGGCGGAACAACTGGATGTGGCGCCCAACACCCTGTCGTTTCATCTCAAAGAGCTGACCCATGCGAACCTGGTCAGCCAGGAGCGCCAGGGCCGCAACCTGATTTACCGCGCCTCCATCACCACCATGAACGACTTGCTGGGCTTTTTGACCGAAAACTGTTGCCAGGGTGCTGAGTGCCTGGCGCCCCAGGCAACGTCCTGTGGTTGCTGA
- a CDS encoding ArsJ-associated glyceraldehyde-3-phosphate dehydrogenase: MKVGINGMGRIGRLALRAAMGAAERPQDDPRAGNRLEVVHLNEIKGGAAATAHLLAFDTVQGKWRERIQAEGDHAITIGSQRLSFSAHPTAADIPWGDLGVDVVLECTGKFLTPETIQGHLDRGAKRVIVAAPVKVGDVLNIVVGVNHTLYDPAKNRIVTAASCTTNCLAPVVKVVHEHIGIRHGQITTIHNPTNTNLVVDAPHKDLRRARSAMESLAPTSTGSATAIALIYPELKGKLNGHAVRAPVLNASLTDCVFELQRPTTAEEVNALFEQAASSYLSGILGYETLPLVSADYARDTRSSIVDALSTMVTDGTLLKVYAWYDNEMGYACRMVDLACHMQEVGI; this comes from the coding sequence ATGAAAGTGGGCATCAACGGAATGGGGCGCATTGGCCGCCTGGCGCTGCGCGCCGCCATGGGCGCTGCCGAGCGCCCGCAAGACGACCCCCGCGCCGGCAACCGCCTGGAGGTGGTGCACCTCAACGAAATCAAGGGTGGCGCCGCGGCCACCGCCCACCTGCTGGCTTTTGACACCGTGCAAGGCAAGTGGCGCGAGCGCATCCAGGCGGAGGGCGACCACGCCATCACCATCGGCAGCCAGCGGCTCTCGTTCAGCGCGCACCCCACGGCGGCAGACATTCCGTGGGGCGACTTGGGGGTGGACGTGGTGCTGGAATGCACAGGCAAGTTTTTGACGCCCGAGACCATCCAGGGCCACCTGGACCGCGGCGCCAAGCGCGTCATTGTGGCCGCGCCGGTGAAGGTGGGCGACGTGCTCAACATCGTGGTCGGCGTGAACCACACGCTGTACGACCCGGCCAAAAACCGCATCGTCACGGCAGCGTCGTGCACCACCAATTGCCTGGCGCCGGTGGTGAAGGTGGTGCATGAGCACATCGGCATCCGCCACGGGCAGATCACCACCATCCACAACCCGACCAACACCAACCTGGTGGTGGACGCGCCGCACAAAGACCTGCGCCGCGCCCGCAGCGCCATGGAGAGCCTGGCGCCCACATCCACCGGCAGCGCCACCGCCATTGCGCTGATTTACCCCGAACTCAAGGGCAAGCTCAATGGCCATGCCGTGCGCGCCCCGGTGCTCAACGCCTCGCTGACAGATTGCGTGTTTGAACTGCAGCGCCCCACCACGGCCGAGGAAGTGAACGCGCTGTTCGAGCAGGCCGCTAGCTCGTACCTGTCGGGTATTCTGGGCTACGAAACGCTGCCGCTGGTGAGCGCCGACTACGCCCGCGACACGCGCAGCTCCATCGTCGATGCGCTCTCGACCATGGTGACCGACGGCACGCTGCTCAAGGTGTACGCCTGGTACGACAACGAAATGGGCTATGCCTGCCGCATGGTCGATCTGGCCTGCCACATGCAGGAAGTGGGCATCTGA
- the arsB gene encoding ACR3 family arsenite efflux transporter, with amino-acid sequence MGLFERYLTIWVALGIAAGVGLGLVFPGLFQAVAGLEIAQVNLVVAVFIWVMIYPMMIQIDWAAIKDVGKKPQGLLLTLTVNWLIKPFTMAALGVLFFQYLFAPWVDPQSASEYIAGMILLGVAPCTAMVFVWSQLVKGDANYTLVQVSVNDLVMVVAFAPIAAFLLGVTNVTVPWETLVLSTVLYVVLPLAAGMATRHQLARRSPQAVGAFVARLKPWSIVGLIATVVLLFGFQAGTIVEQPAVIGLIAIPLVLQTYGIFFISWWGAKLLKLPHDVAGPACLIGTSNFFELAVAVAISLFGLNSGAALATVVGVLVEVPVMLSLVAMVNAWRPHVHAPRA; translated from the coding sequence ATGGGGCTGTTTGAGCGGTATTTGACGATCTGGGTTGCGCTGGGCATTGCTGCCGGTGTGGGGCTGGGGCTGGTTTTTCCGGGGCTTTTTCAGGCCGTTGCCGGCCTGGAGATTGCGCAGGTCAATCTCGTGGTGGCGGTGTTCATCTGGGTGATGATTTATCCGATGATGATCCAGATCGACTGGGCCGCCATCAAGGACGTGGGCAAGAAGCCGCAAGGGCTGCTGCTGACGCTGACCGTCAATTGGCTGATCAAGCCGTTCACCATGGCTGCGCTGGGTGTGCTGTTCTTCCAATACCTCTTCGCCCCCTGGGTGGACCCGCAATCGGCCAGCGAGTACATCGCCGGCATGATTTTGCTGGGCGTTGCGCCTTGCACCGCCATGGTGTTTGTGTGGAGCCAGCTCGTCAAAGGCGACGCGAACTACACGCTGGTCCAGGTTTCGGTGAACGATCTGGTGATGGTGGTGGCCTTTGCTCCCATCGCCGCTTTCTTGCTGGGCGTGACCAACGTCACCGTGCCCTGGGAGACCCTGGTGTTGTCCACCGTGCTGTATGTGGTGCTGCCCCTGGCCGCTGGCATGGCGACCCGCCACCAGTTGGCCCGGCGCTCGCCGCAGGCGGTCGGCGCGTTCGTGGCACGGCTCAAGCCCTGGTCCATCGTGGGCCTCATTGCCACGGTGGTGCTGTTGTTCGGCTTTCAGGCAGGCACCATCGTCGAGCAACCCGCGGTGATCGGCCTGATTGCCATTCCGCTGGTGTTGCAGACCTATGGCATCTTTTTCATCAGCTGGTGGGGCGCCAAGCTGCTCAAGCTGCCCCACGATGTGGCGGGCCCCGCCTGCCTTATCGGCACATCCAACTTCTTTGAGCTGGCGGTGGCGGTGGCGATTTCGCTTTTTGGGTTGAACTCTGGCGCCGCCCTGGCCACGGTGGTCGGCGTGCTGGTCGAGGTGCCCGTGATGCTTTCACTCGTGGCGATGGTCAATGCATGGCGGCCGCATGTGCACGCCCCGCGTGCATGA
- a CDS encoding phosphate/phosphite/phosphonate ABC transporter substrate-binding protein: protein MSHLFFFIVFVAAILVPLRASASDAACDDPHVLRVALIPKGNNQKQLQEFSPIQMELEKALQRRVALVPSPSYAAVMEGLLNESIDLAELGPAAYAMLMDRNAAVTPFAATSGRGPAGANMLATYRSILIVRSNRGIAGINDLRDRSLSLTDPASTSGNLVPRQFVKKKTGQSIDNYFGRISFAGSHDRAIEVVQKGLVDAGFVSTARFEEALKMGRIAPGELAVLWQSGPIPYDPFVLRNRLCKTVVEKVHRVFFNAAPLRAMLDSRGAKQFVPVTNADYQVIRDLFSER, encoded by the coding sequence ATGAGCCACTTATTCTTTTTCATCGTTTTTGTGGCTGCAATTTTGGTGCCCTTACGGGCGTCCGCGTCGGATGCCGCCTGTGATGACCCCCACGTCCTGCGCGTTGCCTTGATCCCCAAGGGCAACAACCAAAAGCAGTTGCAAGAATTCAGCCCCATCCAAATGGAACTGGAGAAGGCACTACAGCGCCGTGTGGCGCTTGTGCCATCGCCCTCTTATGCGGCCGTCATGGAAGGGCTGCTGAACGAAAGCATTGATCTGGCCGAGCTGGGCCCCGCTGCCTATGCCATGCTGATGGACCGCAACGCAGCCGTGACACCGTTTGCCGCCACCTCTGGCCGTGGCCCGGCCGGCGCCAACATGCTTGCGACGTACCGTTCCATTTTGATTGTGCGATCCAACCGGGGGATTGCCGGAATCAATGACCTGCGCGACCGGTCCCTGAGCCTGACCGACCCGGCAAGCACCTCCGGCAACCTGGTGCCAAGGCAGTTCGTGAAGAAAAAGACGGGCCAGAGCATCGACAACTACTTCGGCCGCATCTCGTTTGCCGGCTCGCATGACCGCGCCATTGAAGTGGTTCAAAAAGGCCTGGTGGATGCGGGGTTTGTGTCCACCGCACGCTTTGAAGAGGCCCTGAAAATGGGGCGCATTGCCCCCGGCGAACTGGCGGTTCTTTGGCAATCTGGGCCCATACCATACGACCCATTCGTCTTGCGCAATCGCCTGTGCAAAACGGTCGTGGAGAAAGTTCACCGCGTGTTTTTCAACGCCGCGCCCTTGCGAGCCATGCTGGATTCCAGGGGCGCCAAGCAATTTGTGCCGGTCACCAACGCTGACTATCAGGTGATCAGGGATCTTTTCTCGGAGCGCTGA
- the arsA gene encoding arsenical pump-driving ATPase has protein sequence MPAPIHLLEQPTKYLFFTGKGGVGKTSVSTAVSIALADAGKKVLLVSTDAASNLDEMLGIELRNQPVAVPGVPRLQVLNIDPDAAAADYRARVVQQMGPQASDQDIATVREQLSGACTTEIATFDEFSNLLSQGGAAYDHVVFDTAPTGHTLRLLSLPKAWSGFLEGNNRGASCLGPHSGLKMQEQLFNAALAALNDATQTTVVLVARPDKGALDEAARTSDELRALGLTHQRLVVNAVFHRTHADDPIAAAIEALGRKALDELPAALRPLVADHIPLRAVDSVGLPALRGLLAAEPPCTTGAATPAAPAMEHHKLSELVAELAQGERGLIMVMGKGGVGKTTMAAAIALGLVRHGKSVHLTTTDPAAHLTVTLNAEVPGLSVDRIDPQAETQKYVDKIVASRAATLTEDEKALLIEDLRSPCTEEVAVFHAFSHVVAQARSSFVVLDTAPTGHSLLLMDATGAYHRQMVREFEGKAAGRIVTPLMRLQDADYTKIILVTLPEATPVSQAAALQDDLRRAQIEPFAWVVNKSLLATGTADPLLQTRLHSELQQMQRVAAHTRHAVLVVPWTAQPPIGPDALGKLLE, from the coding sequence ATGCCCGCACCCATCCACCTTCTCGAACAGCCCACCAAATACCTGTTCTTCACGGGCAAGGGTGGCGTGGGCAAGACCTCGGTTTCCACTGCGGTGTCGATCGCGCTGGCAGACGCGGGCAAAAAGGTGCTGCTGGTCAGCACGGACGCCGCCTCCAACCTCGATGAAATGCTGGGCATCGAACTGCGCAACCAGCCCGTGGCGGTGCCCGGCGTGCCGCGCCTGCAGGTGCTCAACATCGACCCCGATGCCGCTGCAGCGGATTACCGCGCACGCGTGGTTCAGCAGATGGGGCCACAGGCCAGCGACCAGGACATTGCCACGGTGCGCGAGCAACTGTCGGGCGCCTGCACCACCGAAATCGCCACCTTTGACGAATTCTCCAACCTGCTGTCGCAGGGCGGTGCCGCCTATGACCATGTCGTTTTCGACACGGCCCCCACCGGCCATACGCTCCGGCTGCTGAGCCTGCCCAAGGCCTGGAGCGGCTTCCTGGAAGGGAACAACCGCGGTGCGTCCTGCCTGGGGCCGCACTCAGGCCTGAAGATGCAGGAACAGCTTTTCAACGCAGCCCTGGCGGCACTCAATGACGCCACGCAAACCACCGTGGTGCTAGTGGCCCGGCCCGACAAAGGCGCGCTCGATGAGGCGGCCCGCACCTCGGATGAACTGCGCGCGCTGGGCCTGACCCACCAGCGCTTGGTGGTGAATGCCGTGTTCCATCGCACCCATGCGGACGACCCGATCGCCGCGGCCATCGAAGCACTGGGGCGCAAGGCGCTCGACGAACTGCCAGCCGCGCTGCGGCCGCTGGTGGCCGACCACATTCCGCTGCGGGCGGTGGACTCGGTGGGTTTGCCCGCACTGCGCGGGCTGCTGGCCGCCGAGCCCCCATGCACCACGGGCGCAGCCACCCCCGCAGCGCCCGCCATGGAGCACCACAAGCTGTCCGAGCTGGTGGCCGAGCTGGCCCAGGGCGAACGCGGCCTGATCATGGTCATGGGCAAAGGCGGGGTCGGCAAGACCACCATGGCCGCCGCCATTGCGCTGGGTCTGGTCCGCCACGGCAAATCGGTGCACCTGACGACGACCGACCCGGCTGCGCACCTGACCGTCACACTCAACGCCGAGGTGCCAGGGCTCAGCGTGGACCGCATCGACCCCCAGGCCGAAACGCAAAAATATGTGGACAAGATCGTGGCCTCCCGCGCGGCCACGCTGACCGAGGACGAGAAAGCCCTGCTCATTGAAGACCTGCGCTCGCCCTGCACCGAAGAAGTGGCCGTCTTTCACGCCTTCTCGCATGTGGTGGCGCAAGCCCGAAGTTCGTTTGTGGTGCTGGACACCGCGCCCACCGGGCATTCGTTGTTGCTGATGGATGCCACTGGCGCCTACCACCGCCAGATGGTGCGGGAATTCGAGGGCAAGGCGGCGGGGCGCATCGTGACGCCGCTGATGCGGTTGCAAGATGCGGACTACACCAAAATCATTCTGGTCACACTGCCGGAAGCCACCCCGGTTTCGCAGGCCGCCGCGCTACAGGACGACTTGCGCCGGGCCCAGATCGAACCCTTCGCCTGGGTCGTCAACAAATCGCTGCTGGCCACCGGCACGGCCGACCCCCTGCTGCAAACCCGCCTGCACAGCGAGCTGCAGCAGATGCAGCGGGTGGCCGCGCACACCCGCCACGCTGTGCTGGTGGTGCCGTGGACGGCGCAGCCACCCATTGGCCCCGACGCACTCGGCAAGCTGCTGGAATGA
- a CDS encoding arsenate reductase ArsC, which yields MSHRIYNVLFICTHNSARSILAEAILNQNGAGRFRAFSAGSHPAGVVNPRALDLLERNRFSTQGLRSKNWDEFAAPDAPVMDYVLTVCDQAAGEVCPVWPGQPMSAHWGVPDPAAVEGDEEAVNNAFKDAFIVLNRRIALFLSLPLEKLDKLALHKELVQIGQTND from the coding sequence ATGTCCCATCGCATCTACAACGTGCTCTTCATCTGCACGCACAACTCCGCGCGCAGCATTCTGGCCGAAGCCATCCTGAACCAGAACGGCGCTGGCAGATTCCGTGCCTTCAGCGCCGGCAGCCACCCCGCGGGCGTGGTCAACCCGCGTGCGCTCGATCTGCTGGAGCGGAATCGTTTTTCGACGCAGGGCTTGCGCAGCAAGAACTGGGATGAGTTCGCGGCGCCCGACGCACCGGTGATGGACTACGTGCTCACGGTATGCGATCAGGCGGCGGGCGAGGTGTGCCCCGTCTGGCCGGGCCAGCCGATGTCGGCGCACTGGGGTGTGCCTGACCCGGCAGCGGTCGAGGGCGATGAAGAAGCCGTGAACAACGCGTTCAAAGATGCTTTCATCGTGCTGAACCGCCGCATTGCGCTCTTTCTGAGCCTGCCGCTGGAAAAGCTCGACAAACTGGCGCTGCACAAAGAACTGGTCCAGATTGGACAAACCAACGACTGA